From Amycolatopsis sp. WQ 127309:
CGGTGCCGCGCGCGACGGGGTAGACGACGGAGAGGTCGCCGACGCGGTAGCCGCGCTGCAGGACGATGCCGTAGGCGACGTGCAGCACCGACGTGCCCGCCGCGGCCAGCAGCCAGCTCCACTGTGGACGTTGCGGCTCGACGGCCACCAGCACGACCGTCACCGGCAGCAGGGCGACGGCGGAAACCGTGTAGTAGAGCCAGACGAACTGGGTGCCGCCGGAGCGGACCCGCTTGGCGGCGAGGTTCCACGCGGCGTGCACGACGGCCGCCACGACGACCAAGGACAGTGCGGTGGTGTTCACAGGGACCCCTTACGGGTTTCGCGCGCGCGAAACCCGGGTCCTCCAGGCTTTTGCCCCGTCAGATGAACGGCGGGCCTTCCGGACCCGCCGATGGTGCCGCTCGGACCAGACCCACCGGATCCTGGTTGTCCTGCTGGCTGGGGCGGACCGGTGACGGAACCCTAGGCACTGCCGCCGCCCACCGTACTCCCGGTGATCCACGCCCGGCCGGACGCGCTCGCGGCGGGCCGGGGCCGGGCTGTTAAAGTTGCTGCTCGTTGCCGTGCGGCATTCCGTCATGGAGGAAACCCGCTTCAGCGGGGCCACACCAGCGCGGCGGCGAATCTCACCGAGTGAAAGCAGGAGCGCCTCATGGCCAACATCAAGTCGCAGATCAAGCGCATCACCACGAACGAGAAGGCGCGTCAGCGCAACCAGGCGATCCGGTCCTCGGTGAAGACCGCGATCCGCAAGGTCCGCGAAGCCGCTGACTCCGGTGACAAGGCCAAGGCCGTCGAGCTGCAGCGCGACGCCGCCCAGAAGCTGGACAAGGCCGTCTCGAAGGGCGTCATCCACGCCAACCAGGCCGCCAACAAGAAGTCGGCGCTCGCGAAGCGCGTCAACTCGCTCTGAGCTAACTGATCTCTGGAGAAGCCCCGGCCCCGGCCGGGGCTTTCTTCATGTTCAGCGGTCGCCTTTGGCCGCCGCGACCTGCAGGACCGCGCGTTCCAGCGCGTAACCCGGGTCCGCCGCGACACCCTTGACCTCGGCGTTCAGCCGGGCGACCACCCGCATCGCCGTGGCGAGGCCGTCCTGGTTCCAGCCGCGGGACTGGCCCTGGGCCTTGCGGACCTTCCACGGCGGCATGCCCAGCTCCCCGGCCAGCTGGTTCGGGTTGCCGCGGCCCGCGCCGGAGACGCGGGCGATCGTGCGGACCGCGTCGGCCAGTGCGTCGGCGACCAGGACGTACGGGACGCCGAGCTGCATCGCCCAGCGCAGCGACTCCAGCGCGGCCGCGCGGTCGCCGCTCACCGCCTTCTCCGCCACCGCGAACCCGGTCACGTCGGCGCGGCCGCGGTGGTAGCGGTGGACCGCGTCCGCGTCGACCACGCCGCCGGCGTCCGCGACGAGCTGCATCGCGGCCGAGGACAGTTCCCGCAGGTCGGAGCCCACGGCGTCGATGAGCGCCGCGACCCCGGCCGGGTCGATCTTGCCGCCCGCCCGGCGCACCTCGTGGCGCACGAACTGCTCCCGCTCGGCGGGCTTGGTCAGCTTCGGGCACTCCGTCACCTCGGCGCCGGCCTTCTTCAGCACCGCCGGGAGCGTCTTGCCCGCCTTGCTGCGCCCGCCGCCGGTGTGCACGACGACGAGCACGATCCCGGCCGCCGGGTCCTTCAGGTACGACGTCACGGCGTCGGCCAGCTCCTGCGAGATGTCCTGCGCCGACTCGAGGACGATCACCCGGCCTTCGCTGAACAGCGACGGGCTGACGAGTTCGGCCAGCTCGGGAGCTGTGAGATCGGACACCCGGGCCCGCGTCAGCTCGGCCGTCGCGTCGATCGCGCGGGACGCGGCCAGCGTCTCGCGGACGGCCCGCTCGATCAGCAGTTCTTCCTCACCCAGGACCAGGTGGAGCGGGGCCGGGGCGGTGGCTTGCGCGGTCACCCGGGAATCTTCTCACTTGCTGCTTCGTGCGCCCGCTCCGGTGATGTCGAGCGGCCACCATGGCACGGCCCGAGTGCCATGTCGTACGGTGTCCTGGAGGCGGCGCGCTTTCTCGCGCGCTCCGACAACTGAATACCGCTCATCCAGAGGGGCAGAGGGAACGGCCCGACGAAGCCCCGGCAACCGGCGTACAGCCTGTCATCCCGCGATCGCGGGATAGCTGACGACCACGGTGCCAATTCCGGCCCGCTTCGGCGGGGCAGATGAGGAAGGAACCTCGCGATGACCGCAACCCTCGGCACGACCTCCACCACCAAGACCCCGGATCTCGGACCGGCCGTCGAACTGGTGTCGAAGGAAGAGGGCCACCGGCAGCCGCTCGCCCCCGAGTTCGTCTCCGCCGAAGACTTCTCGCCGCTCGAGGTCGCCTACGACTTCGGCCGCGTCCGCCGTGAAGACATCGAGGCCGGCCCCAAGAACATCTGGCGCTACAAGAAGCTCCTCCCAGTTCCGTCCAACATCGAAGAGATCCCGAACACCGAGCCCGGCTCGACGCGGCTGATCCGCGCCGACCGCCTGGCCAAGGAGCTCGGCCTCAAGCGCCTGTGGGTCAAGGACGACACCGGCAACCCGACGCACTCCTTCAAGGACCGCGTGGTCGCCGTCGCGCTCGCCGCGGCCCGCGAGTTCGGCTTCGAGGTGCTCGCCTGTCCCTCGACCGGCAACCTGGCCAACGCCGTCGCCGCCGCGGCGGCGCGCGCGGGCTGGAAGTCGGTCGTGCTGATCCCCAAGTCCCTCGAGCGCGCCAAGATCCTCACCACCGCGGTGTACGACGGCGACCTGATCGCCGTCGACGGCAACTACGACGACGTCAACCGGCTCGCCACCGAGCTGGCCGGTGAGCACCCGAGCTGGGCCTTCGTGAACGTCAACGTCCGCCCGTACTACTCCGAGGGCTCGAAGACACTCGCCTTCGAGGTCGCCGAGCAGCTCGGCTGGCGGATCCCGCCGCAGATCGTCGTGCCGATCGCCTCCGGTTCACAGCTCACCAAGGTGGACAAGGGTTTCCGCGAACTGGGCCAGCTCGGCCTCGTGGACGCCAGCCCGTACAAGGTGTTCGGCGCCCAGGCCACCGGCTGCTCGCCGGTCTCGGCCGCGTTCCGCGCCGGCCAGGACGTCGTCCAGCCGGTGAAGCCGGACACCATCGCCCGCTCGCTGGCGATCGGCAACCCGGCCGACGGCCCGTACGTGCTCGACATCGTCAACCGCACCGGCGGCTCGATCGAAGACGTCACCGACGAAGAGGTCGTCGAAGGCATCCGGCTGCTGGCCCGCACCGAGGGCATCTTCACCGAGACGGCCGGCGGGGTCACCGTCGCCACGGCGAAGAAGCTCATCGAGACGGGCAAGCTGGACCCGGACGCCGAGACCGTCCTCCTCATCACCGGCGACGGCCTCAAGACCCTCGACGCCATCGAGAACCACGTCGGCCCCAAGGCGACCGTGCCGGCTTCGGCCGCGGCCGTGAACAAGGCCCTCGGCTACTGACGTCTCCCCGCCGGGGCGAGCCACGCCCGCCCCGGCGGGAACGCGTTGCCGGGCAACGGAAGTCAGCGGTGGGGCGGGCCGCGCGGTTCGCCTCGGCGGGCTATCGCCGGGCCTGACGGGTCCGGGACCACAGCGGTGTCGCCGTCGACGTCGGTCCGGGTCACCAAGGCACCCAGCGCCGTCAAGGTGTCCACTGTGGACTTGCTCGGGTGGCCGTAGGTGTTGCCCGCGCCGACGCTGATGAGCGCCGCGCGCGGCGCCACCGCGGCGAGGAAGGCCGGCAGCGAGTACCGCGAACCGTGGTGGGGCACCTTGAGCACCTCCGCTTTCAGGTCTCCGACGTCGGCCAGCAGGTCCGACTGGGCCGCCAGTTCGACGTCTCCCGTCATCAGCACCCGGCCGGCGGCCGTTTCCGCCCGCAGGACGACCGAGCTGTTGTTGATCGTCGTGCCGTCCTGCCGGCCGGCCGGCCGCGACGGCACGTACCGCGGCCCGAGCACGTCGAGCGCCAGCCCGGGCAGGTCGACCCGCTCGCCCGGGCTCAGCTCCACCAGCGGCACGCCGCGGCGGGACGCCTCCGCAGCGACCTGCCGCCACGCCCACTCCGGCGTCCGCCCCGGCCCGACGGCGATCCCGCCGACCGACCAGCCGTCGAAGACCGACGCGAGCCCGCCGATGTGGTCGGCGTGCAGGTGGCTCAGCACCAGCAACGGGATCCGGTCGACCGACAGCCGGTGCAGGCACTCGTCGACCGGCCCCGGCTCGGGCCCGGTGTCCACCACCACGGCCCGCCCCGGCTCGGCCGTCGCCAGCACGACCGCGTCACCCTGGCCGACGTCGCACTCGACCATCGCCCAGTTCCGCGGCGGCCACGCGGGCGCGAGCACCCGCACCGGCACGAACACCAGCAAAGCGCCGACGATCAGCACCGCCAGGAGCAGCCGGACCCGCCGGTACCGCGCGGCGAACACGAGCACCGCGAGGACGGCCGCCGCGAGCAATGCGCCCGCCCAGCCGCCGGGCCAGGGAACGACCGCGCCCGGGGCTCGCGCGCCGTGCCGCGCCACGAAGATCAGCCACTCGGCCTCCGGGCCGGCCAGGTGCACCAGGAACGCCCCGCCGCCCGGCCACCACGGCCCGACGACCGTCGCCAGCACCCCGAGCACCGTCGCCGGGGCGACGACGGGCGCGGCGAGGACGTTGGTCACCACCGACACCAGGCTCACCGTGCCCGCCATCCCGGCCAGCACCGGCGCCGTCACCACGAAGGCGGCGAGCGGGATCGCCAGCCCTTCGGCGAAGCCCGGTGGGACGCCGCGGCGGACCAGTACACCCGCCCAGCGCGGAGCCAGCAGGACGAGCCCGGCGGTGGCGAAGACCGACAACGCGAACCCGAAGTCCGTGGCCATCGCCGGATCCGCCACGACCAGCACGCACACCGCGAAGGCCAGCGCGGGCAGCGCCGAGCCCCGCCGTCCCAGTGCCAGGGCCAGCAACGCGACCGCCGCCATGACCCCGGCGCGCAGCACACTCGGTTCGGGACCGACCAGGACCAGGAACCCGGCCAGGCACAGGCCCGCCGCCACGGCCGACAACCGCGGGCCCAGCCGAAGCACTCGCAGCAGGAGCAGGACCGCGCCGCACGCCACGGCGAGGTTTCCGCCGCTCACCGCTGTCAGGTGAGCAAGCCCCGCGGTGACGAACTCCTGCTCGATCCGAGGGGACAACCCGCTCGTGTCGCCCAGGACCAGGCCCGGCAGCAGTCCCGCGGGTTCCTCCGGCAGGGTCTGGCTCAGGTCGTGCAGGCCGGACCGCAGTCCGGCCGCGGCCTCCTGCCACCACGGCGCCGGGCCCGGCTCACCCGGCGGGCCTCGCACGGACAGCACCGCAACGGTCAGGTCCGCGCCACGAGGTGGCATCAGCAGGCCCGCCACCCGGACTTCCTGCCCCGGCAGCACGCCCACCCAGTCCGCGACGGGCGCGAGCAGCAGGACCCGCCCGGACGAGACGACCGGCTGTCCGTCGACGGACGCCGCGCGCACGTCGGCGGACAGGACCACGGACCGGGCGCCCGCCTGCCGATCGGCGTACCCCGCGCTCCGCACCGGCTTCGGCCGTTCCGCGACGACCACCGTGAGCGTCGCGGGCAGTCCCTGGGCCGCGGCCGCACGCAGGCCGTCACGCTCGGCGTCGTGGATCCGCCAGGCGATCGGACCGGCGGCGACCAGGCCGAGCACCAGCAGCGCCGCCGCAGCGCCGAACACCCGGGACCGGCCACGCGCCCGCCAGAGCAGCACCCCGGCGAGCACGGCCGCGGCGAG
This genomic window contains:
- the thrC gene encoding threonine synthase — encoded protein: MTATLGTTSTTKTPDLGPAVELVSKEEGHRQPLAPEFVSAEDFSPLEVAYDFGRVRREDIEAGPKNIWRYKKLLPVPSNIEEIPNTEPGSTRLIRADRLAKELGLKRLWVKDDTGNPTHSFKDRVVAVALAAAREFGFEVLACPSTGNLANAVAAAAARAGWKSVVLIPKSLERAKILTTAVYDGDLIAVDGNYDDVNRLATELAGEHPSWAFVNVNVRPYYSEGSKTLAFEVAEQLGWRIPPQIVVPIASGSQLTKVDKGFRELGQLGLVDASPYKVFGAQATGCSPVSAAFRAGQDVVQPVKPDTIARSLAIGNPADGPYVLDIVNRTGGSIEDVTDEEVVEGIRLLARTEGIFTETAGGVTVATAKKLIETGKLDPDAETVLLITGDGLKTLDAIENHVGPKATVPASAAAVNKALGY
- the rpsT gene encoding 30S ribosomal protein S20 produces the protein MANIKSQIKRITTNEKARQRNQAIRSSVKTAIRKVREAADSGDKAKAVELQRDAAQKLDKAVSKGVIHANQAANKKSALAKRVNSL
- the holA gene encoding DNA polymerase III subunit delta: MTAQATAPAPLHLVLGEEELLIERAVRETLAASRAIDATAELTRARVSDLTAPELAELVSPSLFSEGRVIVLESAQDISQELADAVTSYLKDPAAGIVLVVVHTGGGRSKAGKTLPAVLKKAGAEVTECPKLTKPAEREQFVRHEVRRAGGKIDPAGVAALIDAVGSDLRELSSAAMQLVADAGGVVDADAVHRYHRGRADVTGFAVAEKAVSGDRAAALESLRWAMQLGVPYVLVADALADAVRTIARVSGAGRGNPNQLAGELGMPPWKVRKAQGQSRGWNQDGLATAMRVVARLNAEVKGVAADPGYALERAVLQVAAAKGDR
- a CDS encoding ComEC/Rec2 family competence protein, whose product is MNTIPATDTRQDMRLVPAALACWLAALAGLLLGWWTAVAVGLAAAVLAGVLLWRARGRSRVFGAAAALLVLGLVAAGPIAWRIHDAERDGLRAAAAQGLPATLTVVVAERPKPVRSAGYADRQAGARSVVLSADVRAASVDGQPVVSSGRVLLLAPVADWVGVLPGQEVRVAGLLMPPRGADLTVAVLSVRGPPGEPGPAPWWQEAAAGLRSGLHDLSQTLPEEPAGLLPGLVLGDTSGLSPRIEQEFVTAGLAHLTAVSGGNLAVACGAVLLLLRVLRLGPRLSAVAAGLCLAGFLVLVGPEPSVLRAGVMAAVALLALALGRRGSALPALAFAVCVLVVADPAMATDFGFALSVFATAGLVLLAPRWAGVLVRRGVPPGFAEGLAIPLAAFVVTAPVLAGMAGTVSLVSVVTNVLAAPVVAPATVLGVLATVVGPWWPGGGAFLVHLAGPEAEWLIFVARHGARAPGAVVPWPGGWAGALLAAAVLAVLVFAARYRRVRLLLAVLIVGALLVFVPVRVLAPAWPPRNWAMVECDVGQGDAVVLATAEPGRAVVVDTGPEPGPVDECLHRLSVDRIPLLVLSHLHADHIGGLASVFDGWSVGGIAVGPGRTPEWAWRQVAAEASRRGVPLVELSPGERVDLPGLALDVLGPRYVPSRPAGRQDGTTINNSSVVLRAETAAGRVLMTGDVELAAQSDLLADVGDLKAEVLKVPHHGSRYSLPAFLAAVAPRAALISVGAGNTYGHPSKSTVDTLTALGALVTRTDVDGDTAVVPDPSGPAIARRGEPRGPPHR